One genomic segment of Streptomyces niveus includes these proteins:
- the gatB gene encoding Asp-tRNA(Asn)/Glu-tRNA(Gln) amidotransferase subunit GatB: MTVTEHVSLVPYEDALATYDPVMGLEVHVELGTRTKMFCGCSTELGADPNSQTCPTCLGMPGALPVVNAIGVESAVKIGLALNCEIAEWCRFARKNYFYPDMPKNFQTSQYDEPIAYNGYLDVQLEDGEIFRVEIERAHMEEDTGKSLHVGGATGRIQGASHSLLDYNRAGIPLIEIVTKPIEGAGARAPEVAKAYVAELRELIKALDVSEARMEQGQMRCDVNLSLRPHGREKFGTRSETKNVNSLRSVERAARYEIQRHAAVLDGGGTIIQETRHFHEEDGSTTSGRVKEEAEDYRYFPEPDLVPVAPPREWVEELRGGLPELPRLRRKRLREEWGVSEHDMQSMLNAGAVELITATVEAGAPADQARKWWMGELARSANETSTDLAALPITPAQVARVAELVTAGELNDKLARQVLEGVLAGEGDPDTVVEKRGLKVVSDEGALGTAVDEAIAANPAIADKIRAGKVAAAGALVGAVMKATRGQADAARVRELILERLGAQG, encoded by the coding sequence GTGACCGTCACTGAACACGTGTCGCTCGTCCCGTACGAGGACGCTCTCGCGACGTACGACCCCGTCATGGGCCTGGAGGTCCATGTCGAGCTCGGCACCAGAACGAAGATGTTCTGCGGCTGCTCCACCGAGCTGGGCGCCGACCCCAACTCGCAGACCTGTCCCACCTGTCTCGGCATGCCCGGGGCGCTCCCGGTCGTCAACGCGATCGGCGTGGAGTCGGCCGTCAAGATCGGTCTCGCGCTGAACTGCGAGATCGCCGAGTGGTGCCGGTTCGCCCGGAAGAACTACTTCTACCCGGACATGCCGAAGAACTTCCAGACCTCCCAGTACGACGAGCCGATCGCCTACAACGGCTATCTGGACGTCCAGCTGGAGGACGGCGAGATCTTCCGTGTGGAGATCGAGCGCGCCCACATGGAGGAGGACACCGGCAAGTCGCTGCACGTCGGCGGCGCCACCGGCCGTATCCAGGGCGCGTCCCACTCCCTGCTGGACTACAACCGCGCCGGCATCCCGCTCATCGAGATCGTCACCAAGCCGATCGAGGGCGCCGGGGCGCGTGCGCCGGAGGTCGCGAAGGCGTACGTGGCGGAGCTGCGCGAGCTGATCAAGGCGCTGGACGTCTCCGAGGCCCGGATGGAACAGGGCCAGATGCGCTGCGACGTCAACCTGTCGCTGCGCCCGCACGGCAGGGAGAAGTTCGGCACGCGCTCCGAGACGAAGAACGTCAACTCGCTGCGCAGTGTGGAGCGGGCGGCGCGCTACGAGATCCAGCGGCACGCCGCGGTGCTCGACGGCGGCGGCACGATCATCCAGGAGACCCGCCACTTCCACGAGGAGGACGGTTCCACGACGTCCGGCCGTGTGAAGGAGGAGGCGGAGGACTACCGGTACTTCCCCGAGCCCGACCTCGTCCCGGTCGCGCCCCCGCGCGAGTGGGTGGAGGAGCTGCGCGGCGGGCTGCCGGAGCTGCCCCGGCTGCGCCGCAAGCGGCTGCGTGAGGAGTGGGGCGTCTCGGAGCACGACATGCAGTCGATGCTCAACGCGGGCGCGGTCGAGCTGATCACCGCGACGGTCGAGGCCGGCGCCCCCGCCGACCAGGCACGCAAGTGGTGGATGGGCGAGCTGGCGCGCAGCGCCAACGAGACGTCCACGGACCTCGCGGCGCTCCCGATCACCCCGGCGCAGGTCGCCCGGGTGGCGGAACTGGTCACGGCGGGCGAGCTGAACGACAAGCTGGCCCGGCAGGTCCTGGAAGGCGTCCTCGCGGGCGAGGGCGACCCGGACACCGTCGTCGAGAAGCGCGGCCTGAAGGTCGTCTCCGACGAGGGCGCGCTGGGCACGGCGGTGGACGAGGCGATCGCGGCGAACCCGGCGATCGCGGACAAGATCCGCGCGGGCAAGGTCGCGGCGGCGGGCGCCCTGGTGGGAGCGGTCATGAAGGCCACCCGGGGCCAGGCGGACGCGGCACGGGTCCGCGAACTGATCCTGGAACGCCTGGGCGCGCAGGGCTGA
- the gatA gene encoding Asp-tRNA(Asn)/Glu-tRNA(Gln) amidotransferase subunit GatA, giving the protein MTDIKTDIIRLTAAEIAEKVASGELTAVEVTEAHLARIEAVDEKVHAFLHVDRDGALAQARAVDEQRARGEKLGPLAGVPLALKDIFTTEGIPTTVGSKILEGWIPPYDATVTRRLKDAGVVILGKTNMDEFAMGSSTENSAYGPTGNPWDLTRIPGGSGGGSSASLAAYEAPLAIGTDTGGSIRQPASVTGTVGVKPTYGGVSRYGMVAFSSSLDQGGPCARTVLDAALLHEVIGGHDPLDSTSIDAPVPPVVEAARNGTVAGMRVGVVRQFSGEHYQAGVMQRFAESVDLLKELGAEVVELDCPSFDLGLSAYYLIAPSECSSNLARFDAMRYGMRVGDDGTRSAEDVTALTREAGFGDEVKRRIMLGTYALSSGYYDAYYGSAQKVRTLIVRDFEKAFEQVDVIVSPTTPTTAFAIGERADDPMAMYLSDLCTIPTNLAGNAAMSLPCGLAPEDGLPVGLQIIAPAMKDDRLYRVGAAVEAAFVERWGHPLLEEAPSL; this is encoded by the coding sequence ATGACGGACATCAAGACCGACATCATCCGGCTCACCGCCGCCGAGATCGCCGAGAAGGTCGCCTCCGGCGAACTGACGGCCGTCGAGGTCACCGAGGCCCACCTCGCCCGTATCGAGGCCGTCGACGAGAAGGTCCACGCCTTCCTGCACGTCGACCGTGACGGCGCCCTCGCGCAGGCCCGCGCCGTGGACGAGCAGCGGGCCCGGGGCGAGAAGCTCGGCCCGCTCGCCGGCGTCCCCCTCGCGCTGAAGGACATCTTCACCACCGAGGGCATCCCCACCACCGTCGGCTCCAAGATCCTCGAAGGCTGGATCCCGCCGTACGACGCGACGGTCACCCGGCGCCTCAAGGACGCCGGCGTCGTCATCCTCGGCAAGACCAACATGGACGAGTTCGCCATGGGGTCCTCCACGGAGAACAGCGCGTACGGCCCCACGGGCAACCCCTGGGACCTCACCCGTATCCCCGGCGGCTCCGGCGGCGGCTCGTCGGCCTCCCTCGCCGCGTACGAGGCGCCGCTCGCCATCGGCACGGACACCGGCGGCTCGATCCGCCAGCCCGCGTCCGTCACCGGCACGGTCGGCGTCAAGCCCACCTACGGCGGCGTCTCGCGCTACGGCATGGTCGCCTTCTCGTCCTCGCTCGACCAGGGCGGCCCGTGCGCCCGTACGGTCCTGGACGCGGCCCTTCTCCACGAGGTCATCGGCGGGCACGACCCGCTCGACTCGACCTCCATCGACGCCCCCGTGCCCCCGGTCGTCGAGGCCGCCCGCAACGGCACCGTCGCCGGTATGCGCGTCGGCGTCGTCCGGCAGTTCTCCGGCGAGCACTACCAGGCCGGCGTCATGCAGCGCTTCGCCGAGTCCGTCGACCTCCTCAAGGAGCTCGGCGCGGAAGTGGTCGAGCTGGACTGCCCGTCCTTCGACCTCGGCCTCTCGGCGTACTACCTGATCGCGCCCTCCGAGTGCTCCTCCAACCTCGCGCGCTTCGACGCCATGCGCTACGGCATGCGGGTCGGCGACGACGGCACCCGTTCGGCCGAGGACGTCACCGCCCTCACCCGTGAGGCGGGCTTCGGCGACGAGGTCAAGCGGCGCATCATGCTCGGTACGTACGCGCTCAGCTCCGGCTACTACGACGCGTACTACGGCTCAGCGCAGAAGGTCCGCACCCTCATCGTCAGGGACTTCGAGAAGGCCTTCGAGCAGGTCGACGTGATCGTCTCGCCGACCACGCCCACCACCGCCTTCGCGATCGGTGAACGCGCCGACGACCCGATGGCGATGTACCTTTCCGATCTGTGCACCATCCCGACCAACCTGGCCGGAAACGCCGCCATGTCGCTGCCCTGCGGACTGGCGCCGGAGGACGGTCTGCCGGTCGGGCTGCAGATCATCGCCCCCGCGATGAAGGACGACCGTCTCTACCGGGTAGGCGCAGCGGTCGAGGCGGCGTTCGTGGAACGCTGGGGACATCCGCTGTTGGAGGAGGCACCGTCGCTGTGA
- the gatC gene encoding Asp-tRNA(Asn)/Glu-tRNA(Gln) amidotransferase subunit GatC: MPGITREEVAHLARLARLELKGEELDHFAGQLDDIIGAVARVSEVADQDVPPTSHPLPLTNVMRADEVRPSLTPEQALSGAPAQEQQRFKVPQILGED; encoded by the coding sequence ATGCCTGGCATCACGCGCGAGGAGGTCGCCCACCTCGCACGGCTGGCGCGTCTGGAGCTGAAGGGCGAAGAGCTCGATCACTTCGCCGGTCAGCTCGACGACATCATCGGCGCGGTCGCCCGCGTATCCGAGGTCGCCGACCAAGACGTTCCGCCGACCTCGCACCCGCTGCCGCTGACCAACGTCATGCGCGCGGACGAGGTACGCCCGTCGCTCACCCCCGAGCAGGCGCTCTCCGGCGCCCCGGCCCAGGAACAGCAGCGTTTCAAGGTGCCGCAGATCCTGGGGGAGGACTAA
- a CDS encoding putative bifunctional diguanylate cyclase/phosphodiesterase, which yields MKPTESAAPVSRPRGFAGLGGMSARVPLVVVGLAAAVLALGISLDLRDGDALFPGGTTGWSLAVLTCIVVGHLVALGRDRWWGGTGSGAALTLGVLLLYGWVAAGLVSLAVVVLVGTARRHRWRQGALHGAADILGIGAAALVLLAFGDVPTVAEPWQPLHWGIGTVPEIVLAAGAYLLVTRLLLWYSRTPQGGGLPTVARTALLRQGLLAVALLGITPLICVVAVSRPVVLPLFAVPLIALDSTLWIARARAEEQLRDPLTGLPNRQWLLERTWTALEEAKNLGARSALVLIDLDRFRSVNDTLGHLAGDRLLLQIADRLKLALPRGAEAARLGGDEFAVLLPLVDSTTSAQRVARHLAAELSSPLDLDGLTLVLEASAGVAVYPEHAVDAEGLLQRADVAMYQAKRDRTGVEVYESKRDSNTPDRLGLLGDLRRALDAGDVELHYQPKVRFDGQVVGLEALVRWVHPDRGRVPPDEFIAIAESSGLMPYLTEYVLESALGQVARWRSQGLFVPVAVNVSPRDVHTPGFAGAVAARLARHGVPAGALQLEITEHVLLEDPQRAADTLAGLTGHGVKMSLDDFGTGYSSLVHLRRLPVSELKIDRSFVARLAIDTEDAEIVRCTIDLAHSLGLVVVAEGVEDDETWERLRDLSCDAVQGWLVAAAMPPHEATSWLLARGETGWHRPPPAPALEPPRSDASGPSSRVVQ from the coding sequence ATGAAACCGACCGAGAGCGCCGCCCCGGTCTCACGCCCGCGTGGATTCGCGGGACTTGGAGGCATGTCGGCCAGAGTGCCCCTCGTCGTGGTGGGACTCGCCGCCGCCGTGCTGGCGCTGGGAATCTCCCTCGACCTTCGGGACGGCGACGCGCTCTTCCCGGGCGGCACCACGGGCTGGTCGCTCGCCGTGCTCACCTGCATCGTGGTCGGTCATCTCGTCGCGCTCGGCCGCGACCGCTGGTGGGGCGGCACGGGCTCCGGCGCCGCCCTCACCCTCGGAGTGCTGCTCCTGTACGGCTGGGTGGCCGCCGGACTCGTCAGCCTCGCGGTCGTGGTGTTGGTCGGCACCGCCCGCAGACACCGCTGGCGGCAGGGTGCGCTGCACGGCGCCGCGGACATCCTCGGAATCGGGGCCGCGGCGCTGGTCCTGCTCGCCTTCGGCGACGTACCGACGGTCGCGGAGCCGTGGCAGCCCCTCCACTGGGGGATCGGCACCGTTCCCGAAATCGTCCTGGCGGCCGGGGCGTATCTGCTGGTGACCCGGCTGCTCCTGTGGTACTCGCGGACCCCGCAGGGCGGCGGCCTGCCGACCGTGGCCCGCACGGCACTCCTGCGGCAGGGCCTGCTCGCCGTCGCGCTGCTCGGGATCACCCCGCTGATCTGTGTGGTCGCCGTGTCCCGGCCGGTGGTGCTGCCGCTGTTCGCCGTCCCGCTGATCGCCCTCGACTCCACGCTCTGGATCGCCAGGGCGCGCGCCGAGGAGCAGCTGCGCGACCCCCTGACCGGGCTGCCCAACCGGCAGTGGCTCCTCGAGCGGACATGGACGGCGCTGGAGGAGGCCAAGAACCTCGGCGCACGCTCCGCGCTGGTCCTGATCGACCTCGACCGGTTCCGCTCGGTCAACGACACGCTCGGCCATCTCGCGGGCGACAGACTGCTGTTGCAGATAGCGGACCGGCTCAAGCTGGCCCTGCCGCGCGGGGCGGAGGCCGCGCGGCTCGGTGGCGACGAGTTCGCCGTACTGCTGCCGCTGGTCGACTCCACGACCAGCGCGCAGCGCGTGGCCCGCCATCTCGCGGCGGAGCTGTCCTCGCCTCTCGATCTGGACGGGCTGACGCTCGTCCTGGAGGCGAGCGCCGGCGTCGCGGTCTACCCCGAGCACGCGGTGGACGCCGAAGGGCTGCTCCAGCGGGCCGACGTCGCGATGTACCAGGCCAAGCGGGACCGTACGGGCGTGGAGGTGTACGAGTCCAAGCGCGACTCCAACACCCCCGACCGGCTCGGCCTGTTGGGCGATCTGCGGCGCGCGCTCGACGCGGGCGACGTGGAGCTCCACTACCAGCCCAAGGTCCGCTTCGACGGCCAGGTCGTCGGTCTGGAGGCGCTCGTACGGTGGGTGCATCCGGACCGGGGGAGGGTGCCCCCGGACGAGTTCATCGCGATTGCCGAGTCCTCGGGTCTGATGCCGTATCTCACCGAGTACGTACTGGAATCGGCCCTCGGCCAGGTCGCCCGCTGGCGGTCCCAGGGGCTGTTCGTCCCCGTGGCCGTCAACGTCTCGCCACGTGATGTTCACACCCCGGGCTTCGCCGGCGCGGTCGCCGCGCGGCTCGCCCGGCACGGCGTCCCGGCTGGCGCGCTCCAGCTGGAGATAACCGAGCACGTCCTGCTGGAGGACCCGCAGCGCGCCGCCGACACCCTGGCGGGCCTGACGGGCCACGGCGTGAAGATGTCCCTCGACGACTTCGGCACCGGCTACTCGTCGCTGGTCCATCTGCGCCGTCTGCCGGTGAGCGAGCTGAAGATCGACCGCTCGTTCGTGGCCCGCCTCGCCATCGACACCGAGGACGCGGAGATCGTCCGCTGCACCATCGATCTCGCCCACTCGCTGGGCCTGGTGGTCGTCGCCGAGGGCGTCGAGGACGACGAGACCTGGGAGCGCCTGCGCGACTTGAGCTGCGACGCGGTCCAGGGCTGGCTCGTGGCCGCCGCCATGCCTCCGCACGAGGCGACGTCCTGGCTGCTCGCCCGCGGCGAGACGGGCTGGCACCGCCCGCCGCCCGCACCGGCCCTGGAGCCCCCGCGCAGCGACGCCTCGGGCCCGTCCAGCCGCGTGGTCCAGTAG
- the ligA gene encoding NAD-dependent DNA ligase LigA: protein MAGEQQTAVPAEARERHAHLAEQVEEHRFRYYVKDQPVVSDGEFDKLLRALEALEERYAELRTPDSPTQKVAGAYETEFTAVEHRERMLSLDNAFDDEELAAWAERVARDVGAPGYHFLCELKVDGLAVNLTYEQGRLTRAATRGDGYTGEDITPNVRTIAEIPHRLTGDRVPELVEIRGEVFFPMDGFQELNARLVAAGDKPFANPRNAAAGSLRQKDPKVTASRPLHMVVHGIGAREGFDIDCLSHAYGLLEEWGLPTAQHNKVVEDLAGVREFISHFGENRHSVQHEIDGVVVKLDEISLQGRLGSTSRAPRWAIAWKYAPEEVNTKLVDIRVGVGRTGRVTPYAVVEPVHVAGSEVEFATLHNQEVVKAKGVLIGDTVVLRKAGDVIPEILGPVADLRDGSEREFEMPAVCPDCGTELQAMKEGDIDLRCPNARSCPAQLRERLFYLGGRKCLDIENFGYVAAAALTKPLEPSTPPLLNEGDLFTLTVDQLLPIKAYVLDSDSGLPKRDPETGEEKVVTVFANQEGQPKKNALAMLEHIEAAKERPLARIIAGLSIRHVGPVASVALAREFRSIDRIERATEEELAAVEGVGPTIAASLKQWFEVDWHREILRKWREAGVRMEEEGGGEDEGPRPLAGLTVVVTGTLENHTRDGAKEALQTLGAKVTGAVSKKTAFVVVGENPGSKFDKAMQLKVPVLDETGFAVLLAEGPEAAREAAVQAPGAPEDSAPEPAKDVPRTADDASAGSGTD from the coding sequence GTGGCCGGCGAACAGCAGACGGCAGTGCCCGCGGAAGCGCGGGAGCGACACGCGCACCTCGCCGAGCAGGTCGAGGAGCACCGGTTCCGCTACTACGTGAAGGACCAGCCGGTCGTCAGCGACGGCGAGTTCGACAAGCTGCTGCGCGCCCTCGAGGCGCTGGAGGAGCGGTACGCGGAGCTGCGTACGCCCGACTCGCCGACCCAGAAGGTCGCGGGGGCGTACGAGACGGAGTTCACCGCGGTCGAGCACCGCGAGCGCATGCTCTCGCTGGACAACGCGTTCGACGACGAGGAGCTGGCGGCCTGGGCGGAGCGCGTCGCCCGCGACGTGGGCGCGCCGGGTTATCACTTCCTGTGCGAGCTGAAGGTGGACGGACTCGCCGTCAATCTGACGTACGAACAGGGGAGGCTGACGCGCGCCGCCACCCGCGGGGACGGCTACACCGGCGAGGACATCACGCCCAACGTCCGTACGATCGCCGAGATCCCGCACCGGCTGACGGGCGACCGCGTCCCGGAGCTGGTCGAGATCCGCGGCGAGGTCTTCTTCCCGATGGACGGCTTCCAGGAGCTCAACGCCCGGCTGGTGGCGGCCGGTGACAAGCCGTTCGCCAACCCGCGCAACGCGGCGGCGGGTTCGCTGCGCCAGAAGGACCCGAAGGTCACGGCGTCGCGCCCGCTGCACATGGTGGTGCACGGCATCGGGGCACGCGAGGGCTTCGACATCGACTGCCTGTCGCACGCCTACGGACTGCTGGAGGAGTGGGGTCTGCCGACGGCCCAGCACAACAAGGTGGTCGAAGACCTCGCGGGGGTGCGGGAGTTCATCTCCCACTTCGGGGAGAACCGCCACTCCGTGCAGCACGAGATCGACGGCGTCGTGGTCAAGCTGGACGAGATCTCCCTTCAGGGCAGGCTCGGTTCGACCTCCCGTGCCCCGCGCTGGGCGATCGCTTGGAAGTACGCGCCGGAGGAGGTCAACACCAAACTGGTCGACATCCGGGTCGGTGTGGGACGCACCGGCCGGGTCACTCCCTACGCGGTGGTCGAGCCGGTCCATGTCGCGGGCTCCGAGGTCGAGTTCGCCACCCTCCACAACCAGGAGGTGGTGAAGGCCAAGGGCGTCCTCATCGGTGACACGGTCGTGCTGCGCAAGGCGGGCGACGTCATCCCGGAGATCCTGGGCCCGGTCGCCGATCTGCGGGACGGCAGCGAGCGCGAGTTCGAGATGCCGGCCGTCTGCCCCGACTGCGGTACGGAATTGCAGGCCATGAAGGAGGGCGATATCGACCTCCGCTGCCCCAACGCCCGCTCCTGCCCCGCCCAGTTGCGCGAGCGGTTGTTCTATCTCGGTGGCCGCAAATGCCTGGACATCGAGAACTTCGGCTATGTCGCCGCTGCCGCGCTGACCAAGCCGCTGGAGCCTTCGACGCCCCCGCTGCTCAACGAGGGTGACCTCTTCACGCTCACCGTGGACCAGTTGCTGCCCATCAAGGCGTATGTGCTCGACTCGGACAGCGGCCTGCCCAAGCGCGACCCGGAGACCGGCGAGGAGAAGGTTGTCACCGTCTTCGCCAACCAGGAGGGCCAGCCGAAGAAGAACGCGCTGGCGATGCTGGAGCACATCGAGGCCGCCAAGGAACGCCCGCTGGCCCGGATCATCGCGGGGCTGTCCATCCGGCACGTGGGACCGGTCGCCTCGGTCGCGCTGGCCAGGGAGTTCCGGTCCATCGACAGGATCGAGCGGGCCACCGAGGAGGAGCTGGCGGCCGTCGAGGGCGTCGGCCCGACCATCGCGGCCTCGCTCAAGCAGTGGTTCGAGGTGGACTGGCACCGCGAGATCCTGCGCAAGTGGCGTGAGGCCGGGGTCCGGATGGAGGAGGAGGGCGGCGGCGAGGACGAGGGTCCGCGCCCGCTCGCGGGTCTCACCGTCGTTGTCACGGGCACGTTGGAAAATCACACCAGGGATGGCGCGAAAGAGGCGCTCCAGACGCTCGGAGCGAAAGTCACCGGCGCCGTGTCGAAGAAGACCGCCTTCGTGGTGGTAGGTGAGAACCCCGGCTCCAAGTTCGACAAGGCGATGCAGCTGAAGGTGCCGGTGCTCGACGAGACGGGCTTCGCCGTCCTGCTCGCCGAAGGCCCCGAAGCGGCGCGAGAGGCCGCGGTACAGGCGCCAGGGGCCCCTGAGGACAGTGCGCCGGAACCGGCCAAGGACGTCCCCCGGACGGCTGACGATGCGTCTGCCGGGAGCGGGACCGACTGA
- a CDS encoding methionine synthase — MNETDGGTGNEPGTRAPAKALWGAATGVGSMPGGDARETAKGVTGTFEDFPHLAELPARGPGADMIGRTAGLLVEVFARVEPSGWRIGDRPGRDTRRARSWLGEDLDALEEFAQGYEGPLKVQVVGPWTLAAALELRNGESALSDPGACRDLAGSLVEGLTAHLADVRRRVPGATPVLQLDEPSLTAVLRGHIRTASGYRTHRAVDRQVVEDALRQVMRANGGPAVVHSCAPDVPFALLRRAEAAAVSFDFSLLTERDEEPIGEAVEGGVKLLAGVVAGTDTRLSDPGGSVMGIRTLWRRLGLDPGTLAESVVITPSCGLAGASPGYARAVMAHCVRAARSLADNPE, encoded by the coding sequence ATGAACGAGACCGACGGCGGGACCGGCAACGAGCCCGGTACCCGCGCCCCCGCGAAAGCCCTCTGGGGCGCCGCCACCGGCGTCGGGTCCATGCCCGGCGGGGACGCGCGCGAGACCGCCAAGGGCGTCACCGGCACCTTCGAGGACTTCCCGCACCTCGCCGAACTGCCCGCGCGCGGACCCGGCGCCGACATGATCGGGCGGACCGCCGGCCTGCTCGTCGAGGTCTTCGCCCGCGTGGAGCCCAGCGGCTGGCGGATCGGTGACCGCCCCGGCCGCGACACCCGGCGGGCCCGGTCCTGGCTGGGCGAGGACCTGGACGCGCTCGAAGAGTTCGCCCAGGGCTACGAGGGCCCGCTCAAGGTCCAGGTGGTCGGCCCCTGGACGCTCGCCGCCGCGCTGGAACTGCGCAACGGCGAGTCGGCGCTCAGCGACCCCGGCGCCTGCCGCGACCTGGCCGGATCGCTGGTGGAGGGCCTGACGGCGCACCTCGCCGACGTACGGCGCAGGGTGCCCGGCGCCACGCCAGTGCTCCAGCTCGACGAACCGTCCCTCACCGCCGTACTGCGCGGGCACATCAGAACGGCCAGCGGCTACCGGACCCACCGGGCCGTGGACCGGCAGGTCGTCGAGGACGCGCTGCGCCAGGTGATGAGGGCGAACGGCGGCCCCGCCGTCGTGCACTCCTGCGCCCCGGACGTGCCGTTCGCCCTGCTGCGCCGTGCCGAGGCGGCAGCCGTGTCGTTCGACTTCTCCCTGCTCACCGAGCGTGACGAGGAGCCGATCGGCGAGGCGGTGGAGGGCGGCGTGAAACTGCTCGCCGGGGTCGTCGCGGGCACGGACACCCGATTGTCGGACCCGGGCGGTAGCGTCATGGGTATCAGAACGCTGTGGCGCAGGCTGGGGCTGGATCCGGGGACTCTCGCGGAGTCCGTGGTGATCACTCCGTCGTGCGGGCTCGCGGGTGCTTCGCCCGGGTATGCCCGTGCCGTCATGGCGCACTGTGTCAGGGCGGCGCGATCCCTCGCGGACAACCCTGAGTGA
- a CDS encoding SDR family oxidoreductase: MATHLITGAGSGIGAAVARRLHERGDDLLLFARDAGRGKELAAAHPGAGVLVGDLTNPERLSWALSHQTLPDRLDSLLHIAGIVDLGPVGELTPKAWTSQLNVNLVAPAELTRLFLPQLRASQGQVIFVNSGAGLTAHAGWAAYGASKHGLKALADALRQEERPNGVRVASVYPGRTATPMQVKVHGQEGKEYDASRWIDPESVATTILTALDLPRDAEINDLTVRPGR, translated from the coding sequence ATGGCTACCCATCTGATCACCGGCGCGGGCTCCGGCATCGGCGCCGCCGTCGCGCGTCGGCTGCACGAGCGCGGCGACGACCTGCTGCTCTTCGCCCGCGACGCCGGCCGGGGCAAGGAGCTCGCCGCGGCCCACCCCGGCGCCGGTGTGCTCGTCGGCGACCTCACGAACCCCGAGCGGCTCTCCTGGGCGCTGTCGCACCAGACGCTGCCCGACCGGCTGGACTCGCTCCTGCACATCGCGGGCATCGTCGACCTCGGCCCGGTCGGCGAGCTGACCCCCAAGGCGTGGACGAGCCAGCTGAACGTGAACCTCGTCGCGCCCGCCGAGCTGACCCGGCTCTTCCTGCCCCAACTGCGCGCCTCGCAGGGCCAGGTGATCTTCGTGAACTCGGGCGCCGGTCTGACCGCCCACGCCGGGTGGGCCGCGTACGGCGCCTCCAAGCACGGCCTGAAGGCGCTCGCCGACGCCCTCCGTCAGGAGGAGCGGCCGAACGGCGTCCGCGTCGCCTCGGTCTATCCGGGCCGTACGGCCACGCCCATGCAGGTCAAGGTGCACGGGCAGGAGGGCAAGGAGTACGACGCCTCCCGCTGGATCGACCCGGAGTCGGTCGCGACGACGATCCTCACGGCCCTGGACCTGCCGCGCGACGCGGAGATCAACGACCTGACGGTGCGGCCGGGACGATGA
- a CDS encoding TIGR00730 family Rossman fold protein translates to MNICVFLSAADLDERYTRPAREFAELLGKGGHTLVWGGSDVGLMKVVADGVEEAGGRLVGVSVGFLGASVRERADEMVIAKDLAERKALLLAKSDAVVIMVGGTGTLDEATEILELKKHGMHDKPVVLLNTAGFYDGLKEQFVRMDREGFLPLPLTELVFFAEEAVGALAYLEESVGVR, encoded by the coding sequence ATGAATATCTGTGTCTTCCTCTCCGCCGCCGACCTCGACGAGCGCTACACCCGCCCCGCCCGGGAATTCGCCGAACTCCTCGGCAAGGGTGGTCACACGCTCGTCTGGGGCGGTTCGGACGTCGGCCTGATGAAGGTCGTCGCCGACGGGGTGGAGGAGGCCGGCGGGCGGCTCGTCGGCGTCTCCGTCGGCTTCCTGGGCGCCTCGGTACGGGAGCGGGCCGACGAGATGGTGATCGCCAAGGATCTCGCCGAGCGCAAGGCCCTGCTCCTCGCGAAGTCGGACGCCGTCGTGATCATGGTCGGCGGCACGGGCACGCTGGACGAGGCGACCGAGATCCTCGAACTGAAGAAGCACGGCATGCACGACAAGCCCGTGGTGCTGCTCAACACGGCGGGCTTCTACGACGGACTCAAGGAGCAGTTCGTCCGTATGGACCGCGAGGGCTTCCTCCCCCTGCCGCTGACCGAGCTGGTCTTCTTCGCGGAGGAGGCGGTGGGCGCCCTCGCCTACTTGGAGGAGTCCGTCGGCGTGCGCTGA
- a CDS encoding DUF427 domain-containing protein, whose protein sequence is MARGHTITVEQGTEHVRVVRDGQVVADSRRPLLLHETGLPVRYYLPPEDVRTELLSPSDTTTHCPFKGDASYWSLPDAPDLVWAYPEPKDEVAEIKDHFCFYETEVVAS, encoded by the coding sequence ATGGCCAGGGGCCACACCATCACCGTCGAGCAGGGCACGGAGCACGTACGGGTGGTACGCGACGGGCAGGTCGTCGCGGACAGCCGCCGCCCGCTGCTGCTGCACGAGACCGGGCTGCCCGTCCGTTACTACCTGCCGCCGGAGGACGTCCGTACGGAGCTGCTGAGCCCGTCGGACACCACGACCCACTGCCCGTTCAAGGGCGACGCCTCCTACTGGTCGCTGCCCGACGCGCCCGACCTGGTCTGGGCGTATCCCGAGCCGAAGGACGAAGTGGCGGAGATCAAGGACCACTTCTGCTTCTACGAGACAGAGGTCGTCGCAAGCTGA